The Chloroflexota bacterium genome includes the window AGCTGCTCGAGCTGGCGGCCTCGGAACGGCTTCGCCAGCACGGCGTGGACGCCGCGCTGACGGGCATCCGCCTCATCGATCTCCGCGCCCCAGCCGGTCGCCAGCACAAACACAAGCTCAGGCTGGAGCGACGAGAGCGCCTCGGCCAGCTCCCAGCCGTTGATGCCGTCGCCCATGCCAAGATCGGAGATCACGAGATCGAACTGGCGGTTCCGTGCGACCTCCAGCGCTGCCTCTCCAGACCGCGCCGTGACCACCTGATGCCCGTGTGGCCTCAGGAGCGCTGCAACCAGCTGCACCAGCGGCTGCTCGTCGTCCACGGCCAGGACGCGCAGCGCCGCGAGCGGTCGGCGCGCCAGCACCGGGAGGGCGGGACGCTCAGGGTCGTCGTCGGCGGGCAGGTGGATGGTGAACACCGTGCCCTCGCCCACTGCCGAGGCGACAGAAAGACGCCCGCTGTGATGCTCGACGATGCTCTGCACCATCGCCAGCCCGAGGCCGGTCCCGCGCTCGCCCTTGGTGGTGAAGAACGGCTCGAAGATGCGGGTTTGCAGGTCGGCCGGCATCCCGATGCCACTGTCAGCCACCCGAATCTCAACCGTATCGGTGACCCGCGCAGCGCCAAGCGAGATCGTGCCGCCTGTTGGCAGCGCGTCCAGGGCGTTCAGCACAAGGTTGAGCACGGCTTCCCGCAACGACGACGATGCACCCCGCACGTGGACGTCGCCCGCGGCCTCGACGGTCAACGTGACCGGCCGACCTTCACACTGCGTCAGATCTCGCCAGCGCGGCGCGGTCAGCTTGGCGACGTCCGAGAGCAGTTGCGCCACGTCGATCCGCTCCGGCTCGCCGGCTGCTCCGCCCCGGGCGAACGTCAGCAGCCGGCGGACGGTCGCGCCGCCGTCCTGAGCCGCCCGTGACACGAGATGGAGGTGGTCGACCACCGCGACCAGGTCCGGAACCTCGCGGTCGATCTCGCGGGTTGCCAGCTCGCAGTAGCCGCTGATGATGCCGAGCGACTGGTTCAGATCGTGCGCCACGCCGCCGGCCAGCTGGCCCAGGACGCGCAGCTTCTCGGCCTGGGTCTCGTCAAGCTGCCGCTTGCGGTCCTCCGAGACCTTCGCCGAGCTGCAGAGCGCGACCACCTTCGGGACGAGCGTGGGCAACGCAACCGCCGTTGCGAGGGAGGCTGCCAGCGTGATCCCCTGGATCATCACCGCCAGCCCGTGAACCGGCAGCTGCAGCGCCAGCAGCATGTGCATGACATGGGTGCCGCCGCACGCCACGATGAAGAGCCCGAACGCCGGCACGATCCAGGTGTGAGGAAGCTGTGGCCGCAGCCGCGCGTACAGCACCGCGAGGGTCACCGAGATCGCGAAGTACGCGAGCGCGATCACCCCGTCCGCGGCCAGATGCAGCCAGAAGAGGCCCGCCTCCGAGTCAAACGTGGCGTCTGAGAGTACCAATCCCTGGTCCGTTTCCTGTGTCGACCTGCCGTCTGCGTCCCGGCCCGGCGGCTGTGGGTCACGGTGGCTGGCGCGACGTCACCGGCCTGTCACCGGCCTGCACCTGCCCGTCACCGTCGTGCGCGAGCTTTGCGCGGGTGCGTCCGCTCCGTGCGGCGCTCGATGGGACAGCACTGGCTGAAACGGGACAGGCCAGCAGCAGGGGACGTCATGCCACAATTCGGCGAGGCGGCCCGTGGTGTGCGCAGTCGTTGGCGCCGGCAGTCGCCATCGCCGCCACACCGGGCAGCAGAACGGCCCTACGCGGACGGCATCCGAGACTGGCGGCGGATCGGCGCCGGTCGGCCGATGGGCGCGTGCCTCAGGGCAGCCGGTTCGCGGCCTCCAGCAACAACTGCTGGAGCTCGGGCCGGTTCAGCAGCGGCAGCAACCCGCGCGCGCAGGCCCGCACCGAGCCTTCGCGCCCCTCGTTGCGGCGCATGTGCCCCTCCAGGCACGCGCCCATCGTGGTGCGGACGGCTGCAAGCTCGTCTGGCTCCAGCAGGGCGGACAGCTCCTCGGTCCAGCCGGTGGTCCGACTCATGATCCAGGCGCGGTCTTCCGGCGTCAGCGTGTAGAGGACGGTGCCGGGCTGAACGGTGAACGCGTCCAGCACCTCGCCGCAGACGGCGTCTGCCTGCTGGCGCGTCAGGTCATGCATGTAGGCGGCCCCCAGGCAGACGCCCACGGCGTTGACGGCCAGCTTCGCTTCCTGCGGAGCCTTGCCGCCCTGGAGCAAGATGCCGTAGAGGGTCGCCATCTCCTGGCGAATCGACGCCTCTTCGGCCGACGTCAGTGGACGCTCTTCGGCGGTGACCTGCGCGGACGCGACGCCGAGCGTCGCCATCATCGTCAGCATGAGCGTCAGCATGACACGGAACCAGACAGTGGTGCGGGTGGGCCGACACATGGCTCTGCCCTCACTTTGCGCTGAGCCGAAGACCGCGTGCTGCTGCCTTCTCCCTACACTCTACCGCACCTGAGGTAGTCTGGATGCGGTCCGGCGGACACGTTGCCTGTTGTGGCGCCAACGACCTTCGACTGCCCCAGCCGGAGCCGCGCGGGAGTACAGTCCTGTCCTGATGCAGACCATCGCCACGTTCCGCTCGTTTGACCGCCCGCTGCAGGTCGCGCTGTTCAACATGCTGGTGAACAACGTCGGCTTCTACATGCTCATCCCATTCCTGGCCGGCTACATGGCGAACAGCCTGGGCATGACCCTGACGGTCGTCGGCCTGATCGTGGGGATCCGCAGCCTGAGCCAGCAGGGCGCGTCTATCGTCGGCGGGGCCCTGGCCGACCGGATCGGCTACAAGCAGGCCATCGTGATCGGCAGCGTGCTCCGCACCATCGCCTTCGCCCTGTTCGGCTTCGCGACCGAGCCAGTCGGGATGGCCATCGGCGCGATCCTGACCGGGATCGGCGGGGCCTTGCTCAGCCCGTCCGTGCGCGCGTACATCACCCACGAGGCCGGCCCGCGCCGGGTGGAGGCGTTCGCGCTGCTCGACGTGACGATGCACGGCGGCACGCTGCTCGGCCCGCTGGTCGGCTCGTTCCTGATCGGGATCGATTTTCAGATCGTGTGTTTCGGCTCGGCGGCCATCTTCGCCCTGGTGACGTTTCTCCAACTGCGCTACCTGCCCAGGCTGGACACGGCAGCGGCAGCCGGCAGTCCGTCGATGCTCGGCTCGTGGGGCATCGTGCTGCGGAATCGGCCGTTCATGCTGTTCGCCGCAAGCGTCCTGGGCTACTTCTTCCTGTACAACCAGATCTACCTGGCGCTGCCACTCGAGGTGGAGAGACTCACCGGCAGCGGCGCGGGCGTTGGCGTCCTGTTCACCGTCCTGGCCG containing:
- a CDS encoding response regulator, whose product is MVLSDATFDSEAGLFWLHLAADGVIALAYFAISVTLAVLYARLRPQLPHTWIVPAFGLFIVACGGTHVMHMLLALQLPVHGLAVMIQGITLAASLATAVALPTLVPKVVALCSSAKVSEDRKRQLDETQAEKLRVLGQLAGGVAHDLNQSLGIISGYCELATREIDREVPDLVAVVDHLHLVSRAAQDGGATVRRLLTFARGGAAGEPERIDVAQLLSDVAKLTAPRWRDLTQCEGRPVTLTVEAAGDVHVRGASSSLREAVLNLVLNALDALPTGGTISLGAARVTDTVEIRVADSGIGMPADLQTRIFEPFFTTKGERGTGLGLAMVQSIVEHHSGRLSVASAVGEGTVFTIHLPADDDPERPALPVLARRPLAALRVLAVDDEQPLVQLVAALLRPHGHQVVTARSGEAALEVARNRQFDLVISDLGMGDGINGWELAEALSSLQPELVFVLATGWGAEIDEADARQRGVHAVLAKPFRGRQLEQLLERLQHEGLLGVSQQPERALPAARPA
- a CDS encoding MFS transporter — its product is MQTIATFRSFDRPLQVALFNMLVNNVGFYMLIPFLAGYMANSLGMTLTVVGLIVGIRSLSQQGASIVGGALADRIGYKQAIVIGSVLRTIAFALFGFATEPVGMAIGAILTGIGGALLSPSVRAYITHEAGPRRVEAFALLDVTMHGGTLLGPLVGSFLIGIDFQIVCFGSAAIFALVTFLQLRYLPRLDTAAAAGSPSMLGSWGIVLRNRPFMLFAASVLGYFFLYNQIYLALPLEVERLTGSGAGVGVLFTVLAVVGIFGQVPLTTFARRRLRPNAAIALGLLVMGLAFLPLLVAAPLLPLGPTTVGRWLAVAGLSSGDTAMAGLTSGLTFVINMLPLTLCALLLVGGQSLVSPFVASAIATLSGGRLVGTYFGMHAVLQGIGGMFGNLAGGAAFEVTRSSAHPGLPWLLMIAVGAACAGSMVALERAGLLSEPRPADARAGARASAG